GTGAAGAAAACTGTTTAGCGTTGGCTGTATCGGTTAACAGTAATTCCATATATTTGCTTACCCTTGCGATAAAATATTTGTTGCGCGCCCCACTCATTAAAGGCGCGCTAGCATTATCTAAAAATCAAAGCATTAAACGTGCCGATTAGCTCACTTGACCTCGAAGATGTGCATATAGCGCATATTCATCTAATAGCTTTTGCTCTTCACGTGCTTGCTTATGCTGTTGTTGTTTTACTTGTTTATCAATCAGTAGTTCCAAGGCTTTACGTTTAGCTTGCAAATCAAGCCATTGCTTTCGCTTTAGTAACACGTTCTTTTTCACTTGCTCAATGCTTTTTCCTTGCTGAACGCTGGCTTGTTCAAGCTTTTGAATAAACAATTGATATTGATGAAAGCTGTCCGCATAAAAACCGTCAACTCCCTTGGCTAAGGCTTGCTCGAGATAGGAACGTCGGTAGTCTTCGAGATGCGCAAGTTGAGCTTCAAATTCGCTAAGTTGCTGTTGTGCTTCGGCCATTTCTCGGGCGGCGTCTTGCTCTTGATCTTGCAAGCGTTCCACCATTAAATATAGAGCTCGCCTTGCCATACCCATCTCCTACTCAACTAAATCTTAGTTGCCTATAATGGGCCTTGCGCGTTAATGTTAGCCATTTGCATGGTGCGTTCCATCCGCGTCAGACTTTCGTCATAAGCTACTACTTCTTTCATCTCTTGTTGCAAGAACTGGTCCATGTGTGGTTTCATGGCGATGGCTAAATCAATGCGTTTGTCTGCGCCGCGTTGGTAGGCACCTATAGCAATAAGGTCTTGGTTTTGCTGGTAAGAAGCATTGAGCGATTTTAGCTGGCGAGCCAGTTGCTGATGCCCTTCACTCGTTACCGCAGGCATTACTCGACTGATTGACTTTTCAATATCAACCGCGGGGTAATGGCCAGAGTCGGCTAATTCCCGCGACAATACAATATGCCCATCAAGAATAGCTCGGGCGGCATCGGCAATCGGATCCTGTAGATCGTCACCTTCGGTAAGCACCGTAAAAAAGGCGGTGATAGAACCTTGCCCTTCTCCGCCATTACCGGCGCGCTCTACCAGACGAGGTAGCTTGGCAAAAACTGATGGTGGATAACCTTTGGTAGCTGGCGGCTCACCAATGGCTAATGCTATTTCACGTTGGGCTTGGGCGTAGCGGGTTAAAGAGTCCATTAGCAGTAAAACATTTAAGCCTTGATCGCGAA
The Agarivorans aestuarii DNA segment above includes these coding regions:
- the fliJ gene encoding flagellar export protein FliJ, which codes for MARRALYLMVERLQDQEQDAAREMAEAQQQLSEFEAQLAHLEDYRRSYLEQALAKGVDGFYADSFHQYQLFIQKLEQASVQQGKSIEQVKKNVLLKRKQWLDLQAKRKALELLIDKQVKQQQHKQAREEQKLLDEYALYAHLRGQVS